Proteins from one Nakamurella multipartita DSM 44233 genomic window:
- the rpsD gene encoding 30S ribosomal protein S4, which translates to MARYTGPITKKSRRLKTDLVGGDMAFERRPFPPGQHGRARTKEKEYLTQLQEKQKARFTYGVMEKQFRRYYAEAASRTGKTGDTLLQILESRLDNVVYRAGLARTRRHARQLVSHGHFEVNGVRVDVPSYRVEQYDLITVRKQSTESFPFELARATFGERTPPAWMKVVPETLQIIIHSLPVRAQIDSQITEQLIVEFYSK; encoded by the coding sequence ATGGCTAGATACACCGGACCTATCACCAAGAAGTCACGCCGCCTCAAGACCGACCTCGTCGGTGGCGACATGGCCTTCGAGCGTCGCCCCTTCCCGCCCGGTCAGCACGGCCGCGCGCGGACCAAGGAGAAGGAATACCTGACCCAGCTGCAGGAGAAGCAGAAGGCTCGCTTCACCTACGGCGTCATGGAAAAGCAGTTCCGTCGTTACTACGCGGAAGCCGCCAGCCGGACCGGCAAGACCGGTGACACGCTGCTGCAGATCCTCGAGTCGCGGCTGGACAACGTCGTGTACCGGGCCGGCCTGGCCCGCACCCGGCGGCATGCCCGGCAGCTGGTCTCGCACGGCCACTTCGAGGTCAACGGGGTGCGGGTGGACGTGCCGTCCTACCGCGTCGAGCAGTACGACCTGATCACCGTGCGCAAGCAGTCGACCGAGTCGTTCCCGTTCGAGCTGGCTCGCGCCACGTTCGGCGAGCGGACGCCTCCGGCGTGGATGAAGGTCGTGCCGGAAACCCTGCAGATCATCATCCACTCGCTCCCGGTGCGGGCGCAGATCGACTCGCAGATCACCGAGCAGCTGATCGTCGAGTTCTACTCGAAGTAA
- a CDS encoding DNA-directed RNA polymerase subunit alpha: MLISQRPSLTEEPVADNRSRFIIEPLEPGFGYTLGNSLRRTLLSSIPGASVTSIRVDGVLHEFTTVPGVKEDITELILNLKELVVSSEDDEPVTMYLRKQGPGDVTAADIAPPAGVTVHNSDLKLATLTKKGKLEIELVVERGRGYVPASPNKVVGAEIGRIPVDSIYSPVLKVTYRVEATRVEQRTDFDKLVLDVETKPSITPRDALASAGTTLVELFGLARELNVDAEGIEIGPSPAEADHIAAFGLPIEEMDLTVRSYNCLKREGIHTVGELVSRTEADLLDIRNFGQKSIDEVKIKLAGMGLALKDSPAGFDPAAAALSYGDTDWNDDTDDSGYGSLAGLGGTPQDDTDYAETEQI, from the coding sequence ATGCTGATCTCCCAGCGCCCCAGCTTGACCGAGGAGCCGGTGGCCGACAACCGGTCCCGCTTCATCATCGAGCCGCTCGAGCCCGGATTCGGGTACACCCTGGGCAACTCCCTGCGGCGCACCCTGCTGTCCTCCATCCCCGGCGCGAGCGTCACCAGCATCCGCGTCGACGGCGTGCTGCACGAGTTCACCACCGTGCCCGGCGTCAAGGAGGACATCACCGAGCTGATCCTGAACCTCAAGGAACTGGTCGTCTCCTCCGAGGACGACGAGCCGGTCACCATGTACCTGCGCAAGCAGGGCCCCGGCGACGTCACCGCCGCCGACATCGCCCCGCCCGCCGGCGTGACCGTGCATAACTCGGATCTGAAGCTGGCCACCCTGACCAAGAAGGGCAAGCTGGAGATCGAGCTGGTCGTCGAGCGTGGCCGCGGCTACGTCCCGGCCTCGCCGAACAAGGTCGTCGGCGCCGAGATCGGCCGCATCCCGGTCGACTCGATCTACTCGCCGGTGCTGAAGGTCACCTACCGGGTCGAGGCCACCCGCGTCGAGCAGCGCACCGACTTCGACAAGCTGGTGCTGGACGTCGAGACCAAGCCGTCGATCACCCCGCGGGACGCGCTGGCCTCGGCCGGCACCACCCTGGTGGAGCTGTTCGGGCTGGCCCGCGAGCTCAACGTCGACGCGGAAGGCATCGAGATCGGGCCGTCGCCCGCCGAGGCCGACCACATCGCCGCGTTCGGGCTGCCGATCGAGGAGATGGACCTGACCGTCCGCTCCTACAACTGCCTCAAGCGCGAGGGCATCCACACCGTCGGCGAACTGGTCTCCCGGACCGAGGCCGACCTGCTGGACATCCGCAACTTCGGGCAGAAGTCGATCGACGAGGTCAAGATCAAGCTCGCCGGCATGGGCCTGGCCCTGAAGGACTCGCCGGCCGGGTTCGATCCCGCCGCCGCCGCGCTGTCCTACGGCGACACCGACTGGAACGACGACACCGACGACAGCGGCTACGGCTCGCTGGCCGGCCTCGGTGGCACGCCCCAGGACGACACCGACTACGCCGAGACCGAGCAGATCTGA
- the rplQ gene encoding 50S ribosomal protein L17, giving the protein MPTPPKGPRLGGSPAHERLILANLATQLFEHGKITTTEAKAKRLRPYAEKLLTKAKVGTLHARREVMKVVRDKDVVHKLFAEIGPSFETRTGGYTRIIKTAPRKGDNAPMAIIELVGEETVSAAASRVIRSSANRGDRAARVAASAAAGGAAAAEDAPDRESASDQVVDAATEAPAEGAEVTEAAQTAEDAGDRESGSVQAVEAADEAPAEGADDETAK; this is encoded by the coding sequence ATGCCCACGCCCCCCAAGGGTCCCCGTCTCGGCGGATCGCCGGCCCACGAGCGGCTGATCCTGGCCAACCTGGCCACCCAGCTGTTCGAGCACGGCAAGATCACCACCACCGAGGCCAAGGCCAAGCGGTTGCGCCCGTACGCCGAGAAGCTGCTCACCAAGGCCAAGGTCGGCACCCTGCACGCCCGGCGTGAGGTCATGAAGGTCGTCCGCGACAAGGACGTGGTGCACAAGCTGTTCGCCGAGATCGGCCCGTCCTTCGAGACCCGCACCGGTGGCTACACCCGGATCATCAAGACCGCCCCGCGCAAGGGCGACAACGCCCCCATGGCGATCATCGAGCTGGTCGGCGAGGAGACCGTGTCCGCGGCCGCCTCCCGGGTGATCCGTTCGTCGGCCAACCGCGGTGACCGCGCCGCTCGGGTCGCCGCGTCCGCCGCCGCCGGTGGCGCGGCCGCCGCCGAGGACGCTCCGGACCGCGAAAGTGCGTCGGACCAGGTCGTCGACGCGGCCACCGAGGCGCCGGCCGAAGGCGCCGAGGTGACCGAGGCGGCTCAGACCGCCGAGGATGCCGGCGACCGCGAGAGCGGTTCGGTCCAGGCCGTCGAGGCGGCCGACGAGGCCCCGGCCGAGGGCGCCGACGACGAGACGGCCAAGTAG
- the truA gene encoding tRNA pseudouridine(38-40) synthase TruA has product MPERRLRLDISYDGTDFAGWAIQPGLRTVAGELTSALTTIVRTPVRLVVAGRTDAGVHAAGQVAHVDLPQAALLTVIPRDRADHPDPERAGRLGLLRRLGGLLPPDVRVRAVLAAPEGFDARFSALRRRYRYRIGTAEWGVEPADRRFVYARRRTLDVEAMTLAAQALVGLHDFHAFCRPREGATTIRDLQKLTVTRAGDEVRIDVVADAFCHSMVRALVGSLLAVGELRMPTARPAELLAAGERTSAFAVAPAHGLSLVGVDYPPPAELARRAHDTRAVRSL; this is encoded by the coding sequence ATGCCCGAGCGTCGCCTGCGCCTGGACATCAGCTACGACGGCACCGATTTCGCCGGCTGGGCGATCCAGCCCGGGCTGCGCACGGTGGCCGGCGAGCTGACCAGCGCCCTGACCACCATCGTGCGCACCCCGGTCCGGCTGGTCGTGGCCGGCCGCACCGACGCCGGCGTGCACGCGGCCGGCCAGGTGGCCCACGTCGACCTGCCCCAGGCGGCCCTGCTGACCGTCATCCCCCGGGACCGGGCCGATCACCCCGACCCCGAGCGGGCCGGCCGCCTGGGCCTGCTGCGCCGGCTCGGCGGGCTGCTGCCGCCGGACGTGCGGGTGCGGGCCGTGCTAGCCGCGCCGGAGGGCTTCGACGCCCGGTTCTCCGCGCTGCGCCGCCGCTACCGCTACCGGATCGGCACCGCCGAATGGGGTGTCGAGCCGGCGGACCGCCGGTTCGTCTACGCCCGCCGGCGCACGCTCGACGTCGAGGCGATGACCTTGGCCGCCCAGGCGCTGGTCGGCCTGCACGACTTCCACGCCTTCTGCCGCCCTCGGGAGGGGGCGACCACCATCCGTGACCTGCAGAAGCTGACCGTGACCCGGGCCGGTGACGAGGTGCGGATCGACGTCGTCGCCGACGCGTTCTGCCACTCGATGGTCCGGGCCCTGGTCGGCTCGCTGCTGGCCGTGGGCGAGCTGCGAATGCCCACCGCCCGGCCGGCCGAGTTGCTGGCCGCCGGCGAGCGGACCTCGGCGTTCGCCGTGGCGCCGGCGCACGGCCTGAGCCTGGTCGGGGTGGACTATCCGCCCCCCGCCGAACTGGCCCGCCGGGCCCACGACACCCGGGCCGTGCGCTCGCTCTGA